A stretch of the Actinomyces faecalis genome encodes the following:
- a CDS encoding LppM family (lipo)protein — MLHRPPLAPARRRPQDTLHRRRPASAAPMVLTALALAGCTAHMDMTISPSGTYDVTLEMRDTTGTVLTTGTDCSTFADPSLVGSSSSGTVSAESIGSADDDAGTGCRVTIRGVEVSRSSGEDGSGALVVRDGDLYVVDLTDLATSVTGGVDPTVTTEDGDDGAPAPSPSAGSGTGSAGQAEPRPDATLTDSLAGVVDVRVSVTFPGAVVEADGGTVHGSTVTWQDAGALSAGVRATGYATADEGLSWWDRHATAVIASVCAAGVMLGTAAVLRWRRGSGGAGSRRTRGA, encoded by the coding sequence GTGCTGCACAGACCCCCTCTCGCTCCTGCCCGTCGTCGTCCGCAGGACACGCTCCACCGTCGGCGCCCCGCCTCCGCTGCGCCCATGGTCCTGACTGCGCTCGCCCTAGCCGGTTGCACGGCGCACATGGACATGACGATCTCCCCCTCGGGCACCTACGACGTCACCCTGGAGATGCGGGACACCACCGGTACTGTGCTCACCACCGGTACCGACTGCTCAACCTTCGCCGACCCCTCGCTCGTGGGCTCGTCCTCCTCAGGGACCGTCAGCGCCGAGAGCATCGGATCCGCCGACGACGACGCCGGGACCGGCTGCCGCGTCACCATCCGTGGGGTCGAGGTCAGCAGGTCATCCGGCGAGGACGGTAGCGGGGCCCTCGTCGTGCGCGACGGGGACCTCTACGTCGTCGACCTGACCGACCTGGCCACCTCCGTCACCGGTGGCGTCGACCCCACCGTCACCACCGAGGACGGCGACGACGGCGCCCCGGCTCCGTCCCCGAGCGCAGGCTCCGGCACGGGCTCAGCCGGGCAGGCCGAGCCACGGCCCGACGCCACCCTGACGGACTCACTGGCCGGCGTCGTCGACGTCCGCGTGTCCGTGACCTTCCCCGGCGCCGTCGTCGAGGCCGACGGTGGCACCGTCCACGGCTCAACCGTCACCTGGCAGGACGCCGGCGCGCTGTCTGCCGGGGTGCGCGCCACCGGCTACGCCACCGCCGACGAGGGACTGAGCTGGTGGGACCGGCACGCTACGGCCGTCATCGCTAGTGTGTGCGCCGCCGGGGTGATGCTCGGCACGGCAGCCGTCCTCCGCTGGCGGCGGGGGTCTGGCGGGGCAGGCAGTCGTCGTACGCGCGGCGCTTGA
- the efeB gene encoding iron uptake transporter deferrochelatase/peroxidase subunit, protein MRGRGPAEEHEVVQTPAATNAQEAASVGEEPSGSEPAASAGTAPRRPRVSRRAAFTTAGIGAAMAGLAGFGAGRASAPSPAEHTALAYDFRGEHQAGILTPAQDNLYVAAFDVVTNDVEELKELIAAWTVAAEQMCTGELVGGEPDANAQLPPRDTGEAWGYPVSGLTITFGVGRSLFVDADGNDRFGLKAKMPAVLDEGMPSFRGDQLREADSDGDLLIQVCSDDAQVSVHAIRNLTRIAFGTATMRWSQIGYGRTSSTSTEQETPRNLFGFKDGTNNVKAQDSAAELAEHLWVQPGDDDAASWMEGGTYFVARKIHMFSEIWDRIRLIEQEQVFGRDKRYGAPLSVAEPTSSKDEFTAVDYGATDSEGQPLVPEDSHIAVVAPERNSGRRMLRRGYNYTEGNDSLGRLQTGLFFIAFVRDPRTNFYPILDKMTRNDALQEYLQHRSAALFAVPRGVAASDTAWAQELFA, encoded by the coding sequence ATGAGAGGGAGGGGACCCGCGGAGGAGCACGAGGTCGTGCAGACGCCTGCGGCCACGAACGCGCAGGAGGCTGCCAGTGTGGGGGAGGAACCGAGCGGGTCTGAGCCGGCGGCGTCGGCCGGTACGGCGCCGCGGCGTCCCCGGGTGAGCCGGCGTGCGGCCTTTACCACGGCCGGCATCGGTGCGGCGATGGCCGGCCTGGCCGGTTTTGGTGCCGGTCGGGCGAGCGCGCCCTCGCCTGCCGAGCACACCGCGCTGGCCTACGACTTCCGCGGTGAGCACCAGGCCGGCATCCTCACCCCTGCCCAGGACAACCTGTACGTGGCGGCCTTCGACGTGGTCACCAACGACGTCGAGGAGCTCAAGGAGCTCATTGCTGCCTGGACGGTGGCTGCCGAGCAGATGTGTACCGGAGAGCTCGTGGGCGGGGAGCCGGACGCCAACGCCCAGCTCCCGCCCAGGGACACCGGCGAGGCCTGGGGCTACCCGGTCTCGGGACTAACGATCACCTTCGGCGTGGGCCGGTCGCTGTTCGTGGACGCTGACGGCAACGACCGCTTCGGCCTCAAGGCCAAGATGCCGGCGGTCCTGGACGAGGGCATGCCGAGCTTCCGCGGTGACCAGCTGCGTGAGGCGGACTCGGACGGTGACCTGCTCATCCAGGTCTGCTCCGACGACGCCCAGGTCTCGGTCCACGCGATCCGCAACCTCACGCGTATCGCCTTCGGGACGGCCACCATGCGTTGGAGCCAGATCGGCTACGGGCGGACCTCCTCCACCTCCACGGAGCAGGAGACGCCGCGCAACCTCTTTGGGTTCAAGGACGGGACGAACAACGTCAAGGCCCAGGACTCTGCCGCCGAGCTTGCCGAGCACCTGTGGGTCCAGCCGGGCGATGACGACGCCGCCTCGTGGATGGAGGGCGGCACCTACTTCGTGGCGCGCAAGATTCACATGTTCTCTGAGATTTGGGACCGCATCCGGCTCATTGAGCAGGAGCAGGTCTTTGGTCGGGACAAGCGCTACGGTGCGCCCCTGAGCGTGGCGGAGCCGACCTCGTCCAAGGACGAGTTCACGGCGGTGGACTATGGGGCCACGGACAGCGAGGGCCAGCCGCTGGTGCCGGAGGACTCGCACATCGCCGTCGTCGCTCCTGAGCGCAACTCAGGCCGGCGGATGCTGCGCCGTGGTTACAACTACACCGAGGGCAACGACTCGTTGGGCCGGCTTCAGACGGGCCTGTTCTTCATCGCCTTCGTGCGTGACCCGCGCACGAACTTCTACCCGATCCTGGACAAGATGACGAGGAACGACGCCCTTCAGGAGTACCTCCAGCACCGCAGCGCCGCGCTGTTCGCGGTGCCGCGAGGTGTGGCCGCCTCGGACACGGCCTGGGCGCAGGAGCTCTTTGCCTGA
- the efeO gene encoding iron uptake system protein EfeO: MNTPVRPALRGTSRRTALTLPLLALAGFGLAGCVDNKPASSGPSAGATEVTVTITDDGLELSTTSFPSGVVTFTMTNNGTVANEFEILTENKLQIVSEQENIGPGTTASLTTALSEGTYYAACKPNMVGELKGVTELTITKGVAVEVSEDVAELEKQAVTNYTAYVRDQVGQLLEATTTFTEAYTGGDTEKAKELFPLARQHYERIEPTAESFGIETAGDLDEALDLRIQDLAADARVETTDPSVIAEWTGWHRIEADLWDGGEGSPFAFADAAARQAVADKLVEDTQKLYDLVYGKVEGPGGVFELTLTDVATGAAALLEEVALSKIVGEEETFSHTDLYDFKANVEGAEVAYGNVEEIVRKNDADLAAEITKRFAVVNDLIAAQEDGTTADGATTYVDYSTIAAVQLNAGEAPSDADYTEVQREFSDAVNALSELLSQVAGTVLH, encoded by the coding sequence GTGAACACTCCCGTCCGACCCGCCCTGCGTGGCACCTCGCGCCGCACCGCCCTCACCCTGCCGCTGCTGGCCCTGGCCGGCTTTGGCCTGGCTGGCTGCGTGGACAACAAGCCCGCCTCCTCCGGCCCCTCTGCGGGGGCCACCGAGGTCACCGTCACCATCACCGACGACGGCCTGGAGCTGTCCACCACCTCCTTCCCCTCCGGCGTGGTCACCTTCACCATGACCAACAACGGCACGGTGGCCAACGAGTTTGAGATCCTGACGGAGAACAAGCTGCAGATCGTCTCCGAGCAGGAGAACATCGGCCCGGGCACCACGGCCTCGCTGACCACGGCCCTGTCCGAGGGCACGTACTACGCCGCCTGCAAGCCGAACATGGTAGGAGAGCTCAAGGGAGTCACCGAGCTGACGATCACCAAGGGCGTCGCCGTCGAGGTCTCTGAGGACGTCGCCGAGCTGGAGAAGCAAGCGGTGACCAACTACACCGCCTACGTGCGTGACCAGGTGGGCCAGCTGCTGGAGGCCACCACAACCTTCACTGAGGCCTACACCGGCGGGGACACGGAGAAGGCCAAGGAGCTCTTCCCATTGGCACGCCAGCACTACGAGCGCATCGAGCCGACGGCCGAGTCCTTCGGCATCGAGACCGCGGGTGACCTGGACGAGGCTCTTGACCTGCGTATCCAGGACCTGGCGGCTGACGCCCGCGTCGAGACGACCGACCCCTCGGTGATCGCCGAGTGGACCGGCTGGCACCGCATCGAGGCGGACCTGTGGGACGGCGGTGAGGGTTCCCCCTTCGCCTTCGCTGATGCTGCCGCCCGCCAGGCAGTGGCCGACAAGCTCGTCGAGGACACCCAGAAGCTCTACGACCTGGTCTATGGCAAGGTCGAGGGGCCTGGCGGCGTCTTCGAGCTGACCCTGACGGACGTCGCGACGGGTGCCGCGGCGCTGCTGGAGGAGGTGGCCCTGTCCAAGATCGTGGGTGAGGAGGAGACCTTCTCGCACACCGACCTCTACGACTTCAAGGCCAACGTCGAGGGCGCCGAGGTCGCCTACGGCAACGTCGAGGAGATCGTGAGGAAGAACGACGCTGACCTCGCTGCTGAGATCACCAAGCGTTTCGCGGTGGTCAATGACCTCATTGCCGCCCAGGAGGACGGCACCACGGCTGACGGTGCTACGACGTACGTGGACTACTCCACCATCGCCGCCGTTCAGCTCAACGCGGGCGAGGCCCCCTCGGACGCCGACTACACCGAGGTCCAGCGCGAGTTCTCCGACGCCGTCAACGCCCTGAGCGAGTTGCTCTCCCAGGTCGCCGGCACCGTCCTGCACTGA
- the efeU gene encoding iron uptake transporter permease EfeU has protein sequence MFIANLLIALREGFEAALIVGIIAAYLVRSGRRDVLPKMWLGVAVAACLPLALGAVLTWGPKTLTFRAQEIIGGSLSLVAVAMVTWMIFWMGRNARMLRKGIEGNLEHALSGSSSGWGVVWIAIISVGREGLETALFIWATVKSSVENHVVATSAGVVVGLVISVVLGWLVYKGAARINMRLFFAVTGYFLILVAAGVVSYAVADFQEAGLLPGIMNHAWDVSDYLPGQSSPVHWLYIVAKAMFQVEVQPTVLQVVAWWLYIVPTLLLFTRQVRGTARRVASAQVPSVPASGADDAAGSRSVVASV, from the coding sequence GTGTTCATCGCCAACCTGCTCATCGCGCTGCGCGAGGGCTTTGAGGCCGCGCTCATCGTCGGCATCATCGCTGCCTACCTGGTTCGAAGCGGACGGCGCGACGTCCTGCCCAAGATGTGGCTCGGCGTCGCCGTCGCCGCCTGCCTGCCCCTGGCGCTGGGCGCGGTCCTCACCTGGGGGCCTAAGACCCTGACCTTCCGGGCCCAGGAGATCATCGGCGGCAGCCTCTCGCTCGTCGCGGTCGCCATGGTGACCTGGATGATCTTCTGGATGGGCCGCAACGCCCGCATGCTCCGGAAGGGCATCGAGGGGAACCTGGAGCACGCGCTGTCGGGGTCCTCATCCGGCTGGGGCGTGGTGTGGATCGCCATCATCTCGGTGGGTCGCGAGGGCCTGGAGACCGCCCTGTTCATCTGGGCCACCGTCAAGTCCTCGGTGGAGAACCACGTGGTGGCCACCAGCGCCGGCGTGGTGGTGGGCCTCGTCATCTCAGTCGTGCTGGGGTGGCTCGTCTACAAGGGGGCTGCCCGCATCAACATGCGGCTCTTCTTTGCCGTGACCGGCTACTTCCTCATCCTCGTGGCAGCGGGTGTGGTCTCCTACGCCGTCGCCGACTTCCAGGAGGCGGGCCTCCTGCCCGGCATCATGAACCACGCCTGGGACGTCTCCGACTACCTGCCGGGACAGAGCTCGCCGGTCCACTGGCTCTACATCGTGGCCAAGGCGATGTTCCAGGTCGAGGTCCAGCCCACGGTGCTCCAGGTCGTCGCCTGGTGGCTCTACATCGTGCCCACGCTCCTTCTCTTCACCCGCCAGGTTCGCGGCACGGCCAGGCGCGTGGCCTCAGCCCAGGTCCCGAGCGTGCCGGCTTCCGGGGCCGACGACGCAGCCGGCTCCCGCTCCGTCGTCGCCTCTGTCTGA
- a CDS encoding adenylosuccinate synthase, with the protein MPAVVVVGAQWGDEGKGKATDQLGQDVDYVVKFNGGNNAGHTVVIDGEKFAFHLLPAGVLTPGVVPIIGNGVVVDLEVLFSEIAEIESRGKDASSLRLSANAHIIPSYNRVLDRTTERFLGTRQLGTTGRGIGPTYADKMNRVGIRVQDLFDESILRQKVHSALDQKNGLFLKVFNRPAIDPDEVADELLSYAERVRPMVIDCSLELNNALDAGKTVLFEAGQATMLDIDHGTYPFVTSSNPTAGGACTGTGVGPTRIDSVVGVVKAYTTRVGEGPFPTELLDDMGERLRNEGGEFGVTTGRPRRCGWHDAVITRYACRVNGLTDLVMTKLDVLTGHETIPVCVAYDVDGERTEEMPLTQTSFHHAKPVYEELPGWSEDITGVREFSDLPRAAQDYVLRIEELARTRVSAIGVGAGREATITRHKLLG; encoded by the coding sequence ATGCCTGCGGTTGTTGTCGTCGGTGCCCAGTGGGGCGATGAGGGCAAGGGAAAGGCGACTGACCAGCTCGGTCAGGACGTCGACTACGTGGTGAAGTTCAACGGCGGTAACAACGCCGGCCACACCGTCGTCATCGACGGGGAGAAGTTTGCCTTCCACCTCCTGCCTGCCGGCGTGCTCACGCCTGGCGTCGTGCCGATCATTGGCAACGGCGTGGTGGTGGACCTGGAGGTCCTCTTCAGCGAGATCGCGGAGATCGAGTCGCGTGGCAAGGACGCCTCCAGCCTGCGCCTGTCCGCCAACGCCCACATCATCCCCTCCTACAACCGCGTCCTGGACCGCACCACGGAGCGCTTCCTCGGCACCCGTCAGCTGGGCACCACCGGCCGTGGCATTGGCCCCACCTACGCGGACAAGATGAACCGTGTGGGCATCCGTGTCCAGGACCTGTTCGACGAGTCGATCCTGCGTCAGAAGGTCCACTCGGCCCTGGACCAGAAGAATGGCCTGTTCCTCAAGGTCTTCAACCGCCCAGCCATCGACCCGGACGAGGTTGCCGACGAGCTGCTGTCCTACGCCGAGCGCGTGCGTCCCATGGTGATCGACTGCTCCCTGGAGCTCAACAACGCCCTGGACGCTGGCAAGACCGTTCTCTTCGAGGCTGGTCAGGCCACGATGCTAGACATCGACCACGGCACCTACCCCTTTGTCACCTCCTCCAACCCCACCGCGGGTGGTGCCTGCACGGGCACGGGCGTGGGCCCCACGCGCATCGACTCGGTGGTAGGCGTGGTCAAGGCCTACACCACCCGTGTGGGTGAGGGTCCCTTCCCCACTGAGCTGCTTGATGACATGGGTGAGCGTCTGCGCAACGAGGGTGGTGAGTTCGGCGTCACCACCGGGCGCCCGCGCCGCTGTGGCTGGCACGACGCTGTTATCACCCGCTACGCCTGCCGTGTCAACGGCCTGACGGACCTGGTCATGACCAAGCTCGACGTGCTGACCGGCCACGAGACCATCCCGGTGTGCGTGGCCTACGACGTCGACGGCGAGCGCACCGAGGAGATGCCGCTGACCCAGACCAGCTTCCACCACGCCAAGCCGGTCTACGAGGAGCTGCCTGGCTGGAGCGAGGACATCACCGGTGTGCGTGAGTTCTCTGATCTGCCCCGGGCCGCGCAGGACTACGTGCTGCGTATCGAGGAGCTGGCGCGCACGCGTGTCAGTGCCATTGGCGTGGGTGCGGGGCGGGAGGCCACGATCACGCGCCACAAGCTGCTGGGCTGA
- a CDS encoding ATP-binding cassette domain-containing protein, giving the protein MALLELRDVCRTYAGEVPVPALHGVTVRIKQGEYVAIEGPSGSGKSTLLNQIGLLDTPTSGSYLVNGQETTRLGDTARARLRSQTIAFIFQSFHLLNSRTVLDNVALGTLYRGLPQRRRNELAHEALEFVGLAHKEWQRASRLSGGERQRVAIARAVASGAPVVVADEPTGNLDRATGAQVMRTLERLHERGTTLLVVTHDSAVAARAARRLHVLDGRVHEDEPAVSSRDPVEAPRPEGRPSRLRPVDGLIDAWKGLWSKRSRAVALIASVTLGVALALTTAGLSTTAQAQVSGLFDAQRNQRVTLTSPALTEESRAAVTAQAVSEESLDRLGDVAGVRSCLVTVNHGQVVASTLPQSAQRARASGAVERNLIGVVGARLPGDLLAVDTQGAVLDTLRDGEVLVGSQAAADLNLGPLLAEPVLWIDGAPHRVVGVVTEAGLQAGLLSSLIVTEHDAAGIAPIQWASVELHVDPGAAAQVAGQAPVAWIPSASEQVSVDAPPDPQGLRETIESNLATMLMTLTGVTLLAAVLSLTNAMTTAVYERAGEFGLRRAIGGRRAHVTALVLVESIVIGLVGGVLGAYASVLAILGVTVARGWQPVLDPVLLPFGLVGGIVVGMLGGALATWRASRIEPSDALRV; this is encoded by the coding sequence ATGGCTCTCCTTGAGCTGAGGGACGTGTGCCGCACCTACGCGGGCGAGGTCCCGGTCCCCGCCCTGCACGGTGTCACCGTGCGCATCAAGCAGGGCGAGTACGTGGCGATCGAAGGTCCCTCCGGGTCCGGTAAGTCGACCCTCCTCAACCAGATCGGGCTCCTCGACACACCGACGAGCGGCAGCTACCTCGTCAACGGGCAGGAGACCACCCGGCTCGGTGACACCGCGAGGGCTCGTCTTCGCTCCCAGACCATCGCCTTCATCTTCCAGTCCTTCCACCTCCTCAACAGCCGCACCGTCCTCGACAACGTCGCACTCGGCACGCTCTACCGTGGCCTGCCGCAGCGGCGACGCAACGAGCTCGCCCACGAGGCCCTCGAGTTCGTCGGCCTCGCGCACAAGGAGTGGCAGAGGGCCTCGCGGTTGTCGGGCGGGGAGCGCCAGCGCGTCGCCATCGCCCGGGCCGTCGCCTCAGGAGCCCCCGTCGTCGTCGCCGACGAGCCCACCGGCAACCTCGATCGTGCCACCGGGGCGCAGGTCATGAGGACGCTGGAGAGGCTCCATGAACGGGGCACCACCCTCCTCGTCGTCACGCACGACTCCGCCGTCGCCGCCCGTGCCGCACGCAGGCTCCACGTACTCGACGGGCGCGTGCACGAGGACGAGCCCGCCGTCAGCTCGCGCGACCCGGTCGAGGCGCCCCGCCCGGAGGGGCGTCCCTCCCGCCTCCGACCGGTCGACGGCCTCATTGACGCCTGGAAGGGCCTGTGGTCCAAGCGCTCGCGGGCGGTGGCCCTCATCGCCTCCGTCACCCTCGGTGTCGCGCTGGCACTGACGACGGCCGGCCTGTCGACGACGGCCCAGGCGCAGGTCTCCGGGCTCTTCGACGCGCAGCGCAACCAGCGGGTCACCCTCACGAGCCCCGCCCTCACCGAGGAGTCCCGCGCCGCTGTGACCGCCCAGGCAGTCTCCGAGGAGTCGCTCGACAGGCTCGGTGACGTCGCAGGCGTGCGTTCCTGCCTCGTCACCGTCAACCACGGCCAGGTCGTGGCGAGCACCCTGCCGCAGTCCGCGCAGCGCGCACGAGCCAGCGGCGCTGTCGAGCGCAACCTCATCGGCGTCGTGGGCGCACGCCTGCCCGGCGACCTCCTCGCCGTCGACACGCAGGGCGCGGTGCTCGACACTCTCAGGGACGGCGAGGTGCTCGTCGGCTCCCAGGCTGCGGCGGACCTCAACCTCGGGCCCCTCCTCGCCGAGCCCGTCCTGTGGATCGACGGCGCCCCCCATCGCGTCGTCGGCGTCGTGACCGAAGCCGGTCTCCAGGCGGGGCTACTTAGCTCCCTTATCGTCACGGAGCACGACGCCGCTGGGATAGCCCCCATCCAGTGGGCGAGCGTCGAGCTGCACGTCGACCCTGGCGCGGCGGCCCAGGTCGCGGGCCAGGCACCCGTCGCCTGGATCCCCAGCGCGTCCGAGCAGGTCTCCGTCGATGCCCCGCCCGACCCTCAGGGGCTGCGCGAGACCATCGAGTCCAACCTCGCGACGATGCTCATGACCCTGACCGGTGTCACCCTGCTCGCGGCGGTGCTCTCCCTGACGAATGCGATGACGACGGCCGTGTACGAGCGCGCAGGGGAGTTCGGACTGCGTCGCGCGATCGGCGGCAGACGCGCGCACGTGACGGCGCTCGTCCTGGTGGAGAGCATCGTCATCGGGCTCGTCGGCGGGGTCCTGGGCGCGTACGCCTCCGTCCTCGCGATTCTCGGCGTCACCGTCGCACGCGGGTGGCAGCCGGTCCTCGACCCGGTGCTGCTGCCGTTCGGGCTCGTCGGCGGGATCGTCGTCGGCATGCTCGGCGGTGCGCTTGCGACATGGCGTGCATCCCGGATCGAGCCCTCGGACGCCCTGCGGGTGTGA
- a CDS encoding peptidoglycan-binding domain-containing protein, whose translation MRHRLLVILVAVLTAAALVAGTWAAASHFQSPAQREASAQAPTPGPVLVTVARGDLTERTTLMANAAAATSQKVALPVPEGRAVLTRAGVDAGGSLTSGQVAAWVNDRPVIVLRGTFPLYRDLGPGDTGNDVVLLQQALTDLGYGLVADGVLGTATVRALTGLYHAVGADAPTRPATDAPPAAGASAQPTAQVTPSDAPARGATDGSGASQSQRTEVFLPLSEVLILPTTPVTVTAVPNVGTLLTGDNAYLTTSDGGLTLTTSITGPVSARVVTGMSATATLGTTSVPVSITSVSPQTQGPDASASQSTVGADADAGSSGGVGVRAVLTPQSGDLPQDWEGHSDVLVTLDLTEPLTNVLILPERAIATAADGTSSVLAVGDDGSLRQTPVTRLACVNGTCAIAEPDAGAGVREGTQVRVDR comes from the coding sequence GTGAGGCACCGTCTCCTCGTCATCCTCGTCGCCGTGCTGACTGCCGCCGCCCTCGTCGCCGGGACATGGGCGGCGGCCAGCCACTTCCAGTCACCCGCCCAGCGTGAGGCCTCCGCCCAGGCTCCCACCCCGGGCCCGGTGCTCGTCACGGTGGCGAGAGGCGACCTCACCGAGCGTACGACCCTCATGGCCAACGCTGCCGCGGCCACGAGCCAGAAGGTTGCCCTGCCCGTCCCGGAGGGACGCGCCGTGCTCACACGTGCCGGCGTCGACGCGGGTGGCAGCCTGACGAGCGGGCAGGTCGCCGCCTGGGTCAACGACCGCCCCGTCATCGTCCTGCGCGGAACGTTCCCGTTGTACCGGGATCTCGGCCCAGGGGACACAGGTAACGACGTCGTCCTCCTCCAGCAGGCTCTCACCGACCTCGGCTACGGTCTGGTCGCCGACGGCGTGCTCGGCACCGCCACCGTGCGGGCCCTCACGGGCCTCTACCACGCGGTGGGTGCGGACGCCCCCACCCGTCCCGCGACCGACGCCCCGCCCGCCGCCGGCGCGAGCGCCCAGCCCACCGCGCAGGTGACACCCTCCGACGCCCCCGCGCGCGGGGCCACGGACGGCTCCGGTGCCTCCCAGAGCCAGCGAACCGAGGTCTTCCTTCCGCTCAGCGAGGTCCTCATCCTGCCGACGACGCCCGTCACCGTCACTGCCGTACCTAACGTTGGCACCCTTCTGACCGGGGACAACGCGTACCTCACCACCTCCGACGGCGGTCTCACACTCACCACCAGTATCACCGGCCCGGTATCGGCACGAGTGGTCACCGGGATGTCGGCAACTGCCACCCTCGGCACGACGAGCGTGCCCGTGTCCATCACGAGCGTCAGCCCACAGACGCAGGGGCCCGACGCGAGCGCCTCCCAGAGCACGGTAGGAGCCGACGCAGACGCCGGCAGCTCGGGCGGCGTCGGCGTGCGCGCCGTCCTCACCCCTCAGAGCGGCGACCTCCCGCAGGACTGGGAAGGCCACAGTGACGTCCTCGTCACCCTCGACCTCACCGAGCCTCTCACGAACGTCCTCATCCTGCCCGAGCGTGCCATCGCGACCGCCGCCGACGGGACCTCCAGCGTCCTGGCCGTCGGTGACGACGGCTCACTGCGGCAGACCCCCGTCACACGGCTCGCCTGTGTGAATGGAACGTGCGCCATCGCGGAGCCAGACGCGGGTGCCGGTGTCCGGGAGGGGACACAGGTCAGGGTGGACCGCTGA
- a CDS encoding peptidoglycan-binding protein: MVILPGIVSISTAPPAEGQYIDVDGYYGSGTRRAVLNIQNRYGLTADGVYSPNTGSAMRWRASNGSIGRWN, from the coding sequence ATGGTGATTCTCCCCGGTATCGTGAGTATCAGTACCGCTCCGCCCGCTGAGGGGCAGTACATCGATGTCGATGGCTACTACGGCTCTGGTACGCGGAGGGCCGTTCTCAACATTCAGAACCGATACGGACTCACTGCAGATGGCGTCTATAGCCCCAACACAGGGAGTGCCATGCGCTGGCGCGCGTCCAACGGGTCCATCGGCCGGTGGAACTGA
- the fbaA gene encoding class II fructose-bisphosphate aldolase, whose translation MAIATPESYADMLDRAKAGGYAIPAINVTSSQTLSAALQGFAEAESDGIVQVSNGGAAYWSGSSRADKVKGSLAMSAYAYAIEGLYPITFALHTDHCPKGMIDPWLRPLLEIEVEQAKRGEPTAFQSHMWDGSAETLEDNIAIAKELLALSKQASTILEIEIGAVGGEEDGIKGAENANLYTTADDAWAAVEALGLGENGRYTTALTFGNVHGAYKPGHVKLRPELLGEIQDEVARRLGDRLQTKVGDKKSPFDLVMHGGSGSTAEEIATAVRNGVIKMNVDTDTQYAFTRPVVDHMFKNYDGVLKVDDEVGNKKAYDPRAWGKAAEKGMAARVVEACERLGSVGSASKQH comes from the coding sequence GTGGCCATTGCAACCCCGGAGTCCTACGCCGACATGCTCGACCGCGCGAAGGCTGGCGGCTACGCCATCCCCGCGATCAACGTCACCTCGTCGCAGACTCTTTCCGCCGCCCTTCAGGGCTTCGCCGAGGCTGAGTCTGACGGCATCGTCCAGGTCTCCAACGGCGGTGCCGCCTACTGGTCCGGCTCCTCCCGTGCCGACAAGGTCAAGGGATCCCTGGCCATGTCCGCCTACGCCTACGCCATCGAGGGCCTTTACCCGATCACCTTTGCCCTGCACACCGACCACTGCCCCAAGGGCATGATCGACCCGTGGCTGCGCCCGCTGCTGGAGATCGAGGTCGAGCAGGCCAAGCGCGGTGAGCCCACCGCCTTCCAGTCCCACATGTGGGACGGCTCCGCCGAGACCCTCGAGGACAACATCGCCATCGCCAAGGAGCTGCTGGCCCTGTCCAAGCAGGCGAGCACCATCCTCGAGATCGAGATCGGTGCTGTTGGCGGCGAGGAAGACGGCATCAAGGGGGCGGAGAACGCCAACCTCTACACCACCGCTGACGACGCCTGGGCCGCCGTCGAGGCCCTCGGCCTGGGTGAGAACGGCCGTTACACCACCGCTCTGACCTTCGGCAACGTCCACGGCGCCTACAAGCCCGGCCACGTCAAGCTGCGTCCGGAGCTCCTGGGCGAGATCCAGGACGAGGTCGCCCGTCGTCTGGGTGACCGCCTGCAGACCAAGGTCGGGGACAAGAAGTCTCCCTTCGACCTGGTCATGCACGGTGGCTCCGGCTCCACCGCCGAGGAGATCGCCACTGCCGTGCGCAACGGTGTCATCAAGATGAACGTGGACACCGACACCCAGTACGCCTTCACGCGTCCGGTTGTCGACCACATGTTCAAGAACTACGACGGCGTGCTCAAGGTTGACGACGAGGTCGGCAACAAGAAGGCCTACGACCCGCGCGCGTGGGGCAAGGCCGCTGAGAAGGGCATGGCCGCCCGTGTGGTCGAGGCCTGCGAGCGCCTCGGCTCGGTCGGCTCCGCTTCCAAGCAGCACTGA